Within Deltaproteobacteria bacterium, the genomic segment GCAGGGGAAATTAACGATAACCAAGAAGCAGACAAATATAATATTCTTCTTCACGGTTATAATGATACCGGCTGTTATCTTCTTATCCGGGATAGCGATTTGGTGGAAGAGAAAAAGGCTGTGACAGGCTTGAAATCCGATATAATCGATAAGCGGGTTAAAACTTGAATAAATAACGATTCGACCCCTATAAAGTTGAACAACTATTTAAGCAGATTTAAAGGCACAATTATCGCGTTTGTCGTTTTCATTCTACTGCTCGGATCATTGTTCCTTCTTGAAACTGAAAAACCCGCCGATATAGAAGCAGAAAAGGTTTTTCCCGGGTTGAAGCCCGAAGAGATTGATTCCATTCAAATCGTTTACCCCGAATCCGAAATTCTGCTTCAGAGGGAAGAAAACGGCTGGTCGCTTGCGACCGGCTCCGGCAGATACAAAGCCGACAGCGGGGTTGTGCAGAATCTCATCGAGGACGTCACCGGTATGGAGGTTGAAAAAAACCTGTCCGGCGACAATATAGATCTGGGGGAGTACGGGTTCGTGAACTCTGAAGCCGAGTTTACCGTAACAACGCCGGATTCTGATTATCCGGTCATCATAGGGAACGGAAGCCCGGTCGGTACCGGGACTTACCTCTACGACCTGGGCGACGGCAGGATACTGATTGTCAAAGACCATTACCTCTGGGCGTTTTTGGATAAAGAGCCTTTTGATTTCAGGGAGAAGAAACTCGTCGATCTTCCTCACGGAAAGGTAAACCGCGCTCAAATCAAGGTCGGCGATTTTTCGATTGAGCTGAGGAAAGAAAAAGACAGGTGGGTAGCCGCGGACATCCCCGAACCGGGAGCGGTGGATCAAAAAAAGATATATGATCTTATAACTACATATTCTGAGCTGGAGGCGGGTGGTTTTGAAAATGACAATCCTGAAGGGCTCGATGCCTACGGTCTCGACGCCCCTACAGCCGAGATCGGTTTATACACTGACGGACAGGCGTCTGTCATATCATTCGGAAAAAGGAAGGACGAGGATGATTATTATATAAAGGTTTCGTCCGATAACTCTATTTACTCGGTCTCCAAGGATTATTTTAAAAAGCTGCCCAGAAACATCGATCAGATAAGAGACTAATCGGATATGCGCGTTGTTTGCGGCGGATTCCCGCTGGTGTGATTTTTTAGTTACATTTCGTTACGTATAGAAATTTTCAGGAATTGCATCACAATTAGGATATCGAACCCTGGAGGAGGCTCAAATGTTTATCCGGATGAAATCAAAAGAAGGCGACGTATGCTGGGTTAACCTGAAACAGGTATTGGTAATCAGGCTGGGCAGACCGACCGAGGGGTGGGTGTGGGGTTTTTCGTACAGGAACGACACTCTCTGGTCGGAAACTTTCAAGACCAAAGAAGAAGCGGACAGCTGGCTTGACGAGACAATGAATAAATGCAAGATTCCGCAGGCTTCCGAGGATGATTGAGATCAAGTTATCCGGGATACATATTCCGGGGCTGAGAGCCCGGCAAGTATTTTAGGATCGAGCCGTCACTTTTCCTTATCTTTATCTTTTATATCCAGTTTTATACCGAGTTCGAGCAGCTGACTTAAGTCAACGGTCGAAGGGGCCTCGGTAAGAGGGCAGACTCCCTTCTGTGTTTTGGGGAAGGCTATTACGTCCCGAATGGACTGCGCTCCCGTAATAATCATGACTATCCTGTCGAGTCCGAGCGCGATCCCTCCGTGCGGGGGCGCGCCGAATTCAAGCGCTTCTAGGAGGAACCCGAATTTCTCCCCGGCCTCTTCGGCATCGATACCGATTGCGCGGAAGATCTTTTCCTGTATGTCTTTCCGGTAGATTCTGATGCTCCCCCCTCCGATCTCGACGCCGTTCAATACTACGTCGTATGCCCTCGACCTCACCTTCCCGTGCTCCGTATCCAGGAGATCGGCGTCCTCCTCTTTGGGAGAAGTGAAGGGGTGGTGCATGGCCACGTAGCGCTTCTCGTTGTGATCGTAATCGAGAAGCGGAAAGTCCTCTACCCATAGAAAATCGAATCTGCCGTGATCTATCAACCCGAGTTTTTCCCCGAGGTGAAGTCTCAGGTGGGAAAGCACCATGTTTACGATATGAGGTGTGTCGGCCCCGAAAAACACGATATCCCCGTCTTCGAGTCCGAGCGTCTTTCCGAGTTCTTCCTTCTCCTTCTCGCTGAAGAATTTAATTATCGGGGACTGCCATTCGCTTCCGGAGACCCTGATCCATGCAAGCCCCTTGGCGCCGAGGGATTTCGCCGTCTCCCCGAGGTCGTCTATCTCCTTCCGTGAAAGCTCGGCCGCCTTCCCCTTGAGGTTGAGTGCTTTAATTATCCCGCCCTTCTTTATAGCGCCGCTGAATACCTGGAAATCCGAGTCCCTGAAAACTTCCGTTATATCCTCGAGCTCAAGACCGAATCTGGTATCGGGCTTGTCGGTCCCGTATCTGAGCATCGCTTCCTCGTGGCTCATCCTTCTAAAAGGGGTCTCGATGTCGACTCCCTTTGTTTCCCTGAATACGGCTGTGAGGATTCCCTCGACTACTTCCCTTATGTCCTTTTCCCTGACAAACGACATCTCGAGATCGACCTGAGTGAATTCGGGCTGGCGGTCGGCTCTCAGGTCCTCGTCTCGGAAACAGCGGACTATTTGATAGTAACGGTCGAGGCCCGAGACCATCAGCGTCTGTTTAAGGAGCTGCGGAGACTGGGGAAGCGCGTAGAATTCACCTGGGTTAAGCCTGCTCGGGACGAGGAAATCCCTTGCCCCTTCCGGCGTTGAGCGTGTGAGATATGGTGTTTCCACCTCTATGAAACCCTGTAAATTGAGATAATTCCTCGTTGCGGAGACCACCTTGTGCCTTGTTACCATATTCTCCTTCATGAGGGGCCGCCTCAGGTCGAGATACCTGTGTTTCATTCTCAGGAGCTCATCGACGTTGATATCGTTTTCTATCAAAAACGGCAGCACCTTCGAGTTGTTAAGGATTCTCAGCTCACCGGCTATTACTTCGACCTCTCCTGTCGCGAGTCCCGGATTTTTTGTTTCAGGAGAACGGCTCGTCACCGTACCCTTTACAGCGAGCACCCATTCGTCGCGCAGCATCTCCGCTTTTTCATGAACTTCCCTGCTTGTCTGAGGATTGAAAACGACCTGAACGAGGCCTTCCCGGTCTCTTAAATCGACGAATATGACCCCGCCGTGGTCGCGGTTCGACTGCACCCATCCCATAAGCACTACCTCGCGGTCAAGATCGTCTATGCGGAGGTTCCCGCAATAGTCCGTCCTTTCCCAGTCTCCGAAATTCTCAAGCATCCGTGATACTCCTTTTCAAACTCATTATCCGTGGCAAGACCAAAAATCTTAACCTTTGTTTACGATTTGACAAGATGATTCCGGGATTATCTGTTAAGAA encodes:
- the aspS gene encoding aspartate--tRNA ligase; this encodes MLENFGDWERTDYCGNLRIDDLDREVVLMGWVQSNRDHGGVIFVDLRDREGLVQVVFNPQTSREVHEKAEMLRDEWVLAVKGTVTSRSPETKNPGLATGEVEVIAGELRILNNSKVLPFLIENDINVDELLRMKHRYLDLRRPLMKENMVTRHKVVSATRNYLNLQGFIEVETPYLTRSTPEGARDFLVPSRLNPGEFYALPQSPQLLKQTLMVSGLDRYYQIVRCFRDEDLRADRQPEFTQVDLEMSFVREKDIREVVEGILTAVFRETKGVDIETPFRRMSHEEAMLRYGTDKPDTRFGLELEDITEVFRDSDFQVFSGAIKKGGIIKALNLKGKAAELSRKEIDDLGETAKSLGAKGLAWIRVSGSEWQSPIIKFFSEKEKEELGKTLGLEDGDIVFFGADTPHIVNMVLSHLRLHLGEKLGLIDHGRFDFLWVEDFPLLDYDHNEKRYVAMHHPFTSPKEEDADLLDTEHGKVRSRAYDVVLNGVEIGGGSIRIYRKDIQEKIFRAIGIDAEEAGEKFGFLLEALEFGAPPHGGIALGLDRIVMIITGAQSIRDVIAFPKTQKGVCPLTEAPSTVDLSQLLELGIKLDIKDKDKEK
- a CDS encoding DUF4340 domain-containing protein, with translation MNNYLSRFKGTIIAFVVFILLLGSLFLLETEKPADIEAEKVFPGLKPEEIDSIQIVYPESEILLQREENGWSLATGSGRYKADSGVVQNLIEDVTGMEVEKNLSGDNIDLGEYGFVNSEAEFTVTTPDSDYPVIIGNGSPVGTGTYLYDLGDGRILIVKDHYLWAFLDKEPFDFREKKLVDLPHGKVNRAQIKVGDFSIELRKEKDRWVAADIPEPGAVDQKKIYDLITTYSELEAGGFENDNPEGLDAYGLDAPTAEIGLYTDGQASVISFGKRKDEDDYYIKVSSDNSIYSVSKDYFKKLPRNIDQIRD